A DNA window from Streptomyces sp. 71268 contains the following coding sequences:
- a CDS encoding alkaline phosphatase D family protein has product MSRRTAVTAAAATAALLPLGLPTAHAADTGPAFLHGVASGDPLPDGVLLWTRVTPSPDAVPGSGRGAAVEVTWEVSESQDFAALAARGSVRATADSDHTVKADVRGLRPATAYYYRFAVGDARSPVGRTRTAPAADASDGNVRFGVVSCANWEAGYFSAYRHLAARRDLDAVLHLGDYLYEYGTGTYPEAKDVVRQHSPRHEIVTLADYRTRHGHYRTDADLRAVHAAHPVIAIWDDHEFANDAWSGGAENHTPGAEGEWARRVAAAKQAYFEWMPVRPSTEGTTYRRLRFGSLADLHLLDLRSFRSEQAKTGSGSVDDPERTITGRAQLDWLKSGLAASNARWKLVGTSVMISPFAFGSLPAHLLKPLVELLGLPTEGIAPSVDQWDGYTDDRRELLAHLRERGIDNTVFLTGDIHMAWANDVPTRAATYPLAPSAATEFVVTSVTSDNIDDLLNVAPHTLSLAAVTAIKAANRHVKWLDMDSHGYGVLDVTEQRTQMDYFTISDRTDPNATASWARSYRTRSGTQRVERADQPVR; this is encoded by the coding sequence ATCTCCCGCCGTACCGCCGTCACGGCCGCCGCGGCCACCGCGGCCCTGCTCCCCCTCGGGCTCCCCACGGCGCACGCCGCCGACACCGGCCCCGCCTTCCTGCACGGCGTCGCCTCGGGCGACCCGCTGCCGGACGGCGTGCTGCTGTGGACCCGCGTGACGCCGAGCCCGGACGCCGTGCCCGGCTCCGGCCGGGGCGCGGCGGTCGAGGTCACCTGGGAGGTCTCCGAGTCCCAGGACTTCGCCGCACTCGCCGCGCGCGGCAGCGTCAGGGCGACGGCCGACAGCGACCACACCGTCAAGGCGGACGTGCGCGGGCTGCGGCCGGCCACCGCGTACTACTACCGGTTCGCGGTCGGCGACGCGCGCTCGCCCGTCGGGCGCACCCGCACCGCCCCGGCGGCGGACGCCTCGGACGGCAACGTGCGGTTCGGCGTGGTCTCGTGCGCCAACTGGGAGGCCGGGTACTTCTCGGCGTACCGGCACCTGGCCGCGCGCCGCGACCTGGACGCCGTGCTGCACCTCGGCGACTACCTGTACGAGTACGGGACCGGGACCTACCCGGAGGCCAAGGACGTGGTGCGCCAGCACTCGCCCCGGCACGAGATCGTCACCCTCGCCGACTACCGGACGCGGCACGGCCACTACCGCACCGACGCCGACCTGCGGGCGGTGCACGCGGCGCACCCGGTCATCGCGATCTGGGACGACCACGAGTTCGCCAACGACGCCTGGTCGGGTGGCGCGGAGAACCACACTCCCGGCGCCGAGGGCGAGTGGGCGCGCCGGGTCGCCGCGGCCAAGCAGGCGTACTTCGAGTGGATGCCGGTGCGGCCGAGCACCGAGGGCACCACCTACCGCCGGCTGCGCTTCGGCTCGCTGGCCGATCTGCACCTGCTCGACCTGCGCTCGTTCCGCTCGGAGCAGGCGAAGACGGGCAGCGGCTCGGTGGACGACCCGGAGCGCACCATCACCGGACGGGCCCAGCTCGACTGGCTCAAGTCCGGCCTTGCGGCCTCGAACGCGCGCTGGAAGCTGGTCGGCACCTCGGTGATGATCTCCCCGTTCGCGTTCGGGTCGCTCCCCGCGCACCTGCTGAAGCCGCTGGTCGAACTCCTCGGCCTGCCCACGGAGGGCATCGCGCCCAGCGTCGACCAGTGGGACGGCTACACCGACGACCGCCGCGAACTCCTGGCCCACCTGCGCGAGCGCGGCATCGACAACACGGTCTTCCTCACCGGCGACATCCACATGGCCTGGGCCAACGACGTGCCGACCAGGGCCGCGACGTACCCGCTCGCGCCCTCGGCCGCGACCGAGTTCGTGGTCACGTCGGTGACCTCGGACAACATCGACGACCTGCTGAACGTCGCGCCACACACGCTCTCGCTGGCCGCGGTCACCGCGATCAAGGCCGCCAACCGGCACGTGAAGTGGCTGGACATGGACTCCCACGGCTACGGCGTGCTCGACGTGACGGAGCAGCGCACGCAGATGGACTACTTCACCATCTCCGACCGCACCGACCCGAACGCCACCGCCTCCTGGGCCCGCTCCTACCGCACCCGGTCCGGCACCCAGCGCGTGGAGCGCGCCGACCAGCCGGTGCGCTAG
- the dnaE gene encoding DNA polymerase III subunit alpha translates to MAKPPFTHLHVHTQYSLLDGAARLKDMFEACTKMGMSHIAMTDHGNLHGAYDFYQQATKAGITPIIGIEAYVAPESRRNKRRIQWGQPHQKRDDVSGSGGYTHKTIWAASKTGLHNLFRLSSDAYKEGWLTKWPRMDKEVIAEHAEGLIASTGCPSGEVQTRLRLGHFDEALKAAAEYQEIFGKDRYFLELMDHGLDIEKRVRDGLLDIGKKLGIPPLVTNDSHYTYAHEASAHDALLCIQTGKNISDPDRFRFDGTGYYVKSTDEMYAVDSSDAWQQGCANTLLVAEQIDTTGWFEKRDLMPRFDVPEGYTEVTWFQEEVKRGMARRYPGGVPEDRQKLVEYEMDIIIQMGFPGYFLVVADFIMWAKNNGIAVGPGRGSAAGSIVSYALGITDLDPVEHGLIFERFLNPERVSMPDVDIDFDERRRSEVIRYVTEKYGADKVAMIGTYGTIKAKNAIKDSSRVLGYPYAMGDRITKAMPADVLGKGINLDGITNPKHPRYSEAGEVRAMYENEPDVKKVIDTAKGVEGLVRQMGVHAAGVIMSSETITDHVPVWVRHTDGVTITQWDYPTCEDLGLLKMDFLGLRNLTIMDDAVKLIKRNKGIDIELLSLPLDDPKTYELLCRGDTLGVFQFDGGPMRSLLRLMKPDNFEDISAVSALYRPGPMGMNSHTNYALRKNGQQEITPIHPELEEPLKEVLGITYGLIVYQEQVQKAAQVLAGYSLGQADLLRRAMGKKKQEVLDKEFIPFQKGMRERNYSDEAIQAVWDVLVPFAGYAFNKAHSSAYGLVTYWTAYLKANYPAEYMSALLTSVRDDKDKSAIYLNECRRMGIRVLPPNVNESEANFAAQGDDVILFGLTAVRNVGQNVVDSIIRSRKAKGKFASFPDYLDKVEAVCCNKRTTESLIKAGAFDEMGHTRKGLMAHYETMIDNVVAVKRKEAEGQFDLFGGMGDDSADDTPGFGLDVEFSDIEWDKAYLLAQEREMLGLYVSDHPLFGIEHVLNDKADAAIAQLTGGEHADGAIVTIGGIISGLQRKMTKQGNAWAIATVEDLAGSIDCMFFPATYQLVSTQLVEDTVVFVKGRLDKREDVPRLVAMEMMVPDLSEASVDAPVTITIPTVKVTPPLVEKLGEVLTHHRGSTEVRIKLQGARKTTVLRLDRHRVTADPALFGDLKVLLGPSCLGA, encoded by the coding sequence GTGGCCAAGCCGCCCTTCACGCATCTGCACGTGCACACTCAGTATTCGCTGCTCGATGGTGCGGCGCGGCTCAAGGACATGTTCGAGGCGTGCACCAAGATGGGCATGTCGCATATCGCCATGACCGACCACGGAAACCTGCACGGCGCCTATGACTTCTACCAGCAGGCGACGAAGGCGGGCATTACGCCGATTATCGGGATCGAGGCGTACGTGGCGCCCGAGTCGCGGCGGAACAAGCGGCGTATCCAGTGGGGCCAGCCGCACCAGAAGCGCGATGACGTCTCGGGTTCCGGTGGTTACACGCACAAGACGATCTGGGCGGCCAGCAAGACGGGTCTGCACAACCTCTTCCGTCTTTCGTCGGACGCGTACAAGGAGGGGTGGTTGACGAAGTGGCCCCGTATGGACAAGGAAGTGATCGCCGAGCACGCGGAGGGGCTCATCGCCTCGACCGGGTGCCCCTCCGGTGAGGTGCAGACCCGGTTGCGGCTCGGCCACTTCGACGAGGCGCTGAAGGCGGCGGCCGAATACCAGGAGATCTTCGGGAAGGACCGCTATTTCCTGGAGCTGATGGACCACGGCCTCGACATCGAGAAGCGGGTCCGCGACGGTCTTCTGGACATCGGCAAGAAGCTGGGCATCCCGCCGCTGGTGACCAACGACTCGCACTACACGTACGCGCACGAGGCCTCCGCGCACGACGCGCTGCTGTGTATTCAGACCGGAAAGAACATCTCGGACCCGGACCGTTTCCGGTTCGACGGCACGGGCTATTACGTCAAGTCCACGGACGAGATGTACGCGGTGGACTCCTCCGACGCCTGGCAGCAGGGCTGTGCCAACACCCTTCTGGTGGCCGAGCAGATCGACACGACGGGCTGGTTCGAAAAGCGCGACCTGATGCCCCGGTTCGACGTGCCCGAGGGTTACACCGAGGTCACCTGGTTCCAGGAGGAAGTAAAGCGCGGCATGGCCCGCCGCTATCCCGGTGGCGTTCCCGAGGACCGGCAGAAGCTCGTCGAGTACGAGATGGACATCATCATTCAGATGGGGTTCCCGGGATACTTCCTCGTGGTGGCCGACTTCATCATGTGGGCCAAGAACAACGGCATCGCGGTGGGCCCCGGCCGTGGTTCGGCGGCCGGTTCGATCGTGTCGTACGCGCTGGGCATCACCGACCTCGACCCGGTGGAACACGGGCTGATCTTCGAGCGGTTCCTCAACCCCGAGCGCGTGTCCATGCCCGATGTCGACATCGACTTCGACGAGCGTCGGCGCTCCGAGGTGATCCGGTACGTGACGGAGAAGTACGGCGCCGACAAGGTCGCGATGATCGGCACGTACGGCACGATCAAGGCGAAGAACGCCATCAAGGACTCCTCCCGTGTGCTCGGCTACCCGTACGCGATGGGTGACCGCATCACCAAGGCCATGCCGGCCGACGTGCTCGGCAAGGGCATCAACCTGGACGGCATCACCAACCCCAAGCACCCCCGCTACAGCGAGGCGGGCGAGGTGCGGGCGATGTACGAGAACGAGCCGGACGTCAAGAAGGTGATCGACACCGCGAAGGGCGTCGAGGGCCTGGTGCGGCAGATGGGCGTGCACGCCGCCGGCGTGATCATGTCCAGCGAGACCATCACCGACCACGTACCGGTGTGGGTGCGGCACACCGACGGGGTGACGATCACCCAGTGGGACTACCCCACCTGCGAAGACCTCGGTCTGCTCAAGATGGACTTCCTGGGTCTTCGCAACCTGACGATCATGGATGACGCGGTCAAGCTCATCAAGCGCAACAAGGGCATCGACATCGAGCTGCTCTCGCTGCCGCTGGACGACCCGAAGACCTACGAGCTGCTGTGCCGAGGCGACACGCTCGGCGTCTTCCAGTTCGACGGCGGGCCCATGCGCTCCCTGCTGCGCCTGATGAAGCCCGACAACTTCGAGGACATCTCCGCCGTCTCGGCCCTGTACCGGCCGGGCCCGATGGGCATGAACTCGCACACCAACTACGCCCTGCGCAAGAACGGCCAGCAGGAGATCACCCCGATCCACCCGGAACTGGAGGAACCCCTCAAGGAGGTCCTCGGCATCACCTACGGCCTCATCGTGTACCAGGAGCAGGTGCAGAAGGCCGCCCAGGTGCTCGCCGGCTACTCGCTCGGCCAGGCCGACCTGCTGCGCCGGGCCATGGGCAAGAAGAAGCAGGAGGTCCTCGACAAGGAGTTCATCCCCTTCCAGAAGGGCATGCGGGAGCGCAACTACTCCGACGAGGCCATCCAGGCGGTGTGGGACGTGCTGGTCCCGTTCGCCGGCTACGCCTTCAACAAGGCGCACTCCTCCGCGTACGGCCTGGTCACCTACTGGACCGCCTACCTCAAGGCCAACTACCCGGCCGAGTACATGTCCGCGCTGCTCACCTCGGTGCGCGACGACAAGGACAAGTCGGCGATCTACCTCAACGAGTGCCGCCGCATGGGCATCCGGGTGCTGCCGCCGAACGTCAACGAGTCGGAGGCGAACTTCGCCGCCCAGGGCGACGACGTGATCCTCTTCGGCCTGACCGCCGTGCGCAACGTCGGTCAGAACGTGGTCGACTCGATCATTCGCAGCCGCAAGGCGAAGGGCAAGTTCGCCTCCTTCCCCGACTACCTCGACAAGGTCGAGGCGGTCTGCTGCAACAAGCGCACCACCGAGTCGCTGATCAAGGCCGGCGCCTTCGACGAGATGGGCCACACCCGCAAGGGCCTGATGGCGCACTACGAGACCATGATCGACAACGTGGTCGCGGTGAAGCGCAAGGAGGCCGAGGGGCAGTTCGACCTCTTCGGCGGCATGGGCGACGACAGCGCCGACGACACCCCGGGTTTCGGGCTCGACGTCGAGTTCTCCGACATCGAGTGGGACAAGGCGTACCTCCTCGCCCAGGAGCGGGAGATGCTCGGCCTCTACGTCTCCGACCACCCGCTGTTCGGCATCGAGCACGTGCTGAACGACAAGGCGGACGCGGCGATCGCCCAGCTCACCGGCGGTGAGCACGCGGACGGCGCGATCGTCACCATCGGCGGCATCATCTCCGGCCTCCAGCGCAAGATGACCAAGCAGGGCAACGCCTGGGCCATCGCCACGGTCGAGGACCTGGCGGGCTCGATCGACTGCATGTTCTTCCCCGCCACCTACCAGCTCGTCTCCACCCAACTGGTCGAGGACACGGTCGTCTTCGTCAAGGGCCGGCTCGACAAGCGCGAGGACGTGCCCCGGCTGGTCGCCATGGAGATGATGGTTCCGGATCTGTCCGAGGCGTCCGTGGACGCGCCGGTCACCATCACCATCCCCACCGTCAAGGTCACCCCGCCGCTGGTGGAGAAGCTCGGCGAGGTGCTCACGCACCACCGGGGCTCCACCGAGGTGCGGATCAAGCTCCAGGGCGCC
- a CDS encoding thioredoxin domain-containing protein, with translation MQPGQQRPEGEQPTQGPPSSPPPHAPYPPQPGTPAPPPGAQPPPAGPYAQQGQPGAAGFPPPGPPAGPAGGAWGAPEPPRPAAGDARRRATLTVVASVAAIALAVTGVLVLGGKGGDGGKGDAGPVAKDGFIGGGDGQGADGPEGANGTTGGADDTSGSTGGTGGSGATGGSGSSGNTGGSRPGGELVKPAHSAGQDGTTVVIGEPKATGTLELYEDLRCPPCAQFEQNVGATIIKDIKDGKYKARFTMATFLDRNMGGSGSHNALSALGAALDVSPEAFLDYKKALYDERNRPPESTDSFASDAYLLKVAGQVPALGSNSEFQNHVRAGTFDAWATKMSEAFDASGVASTPTIRLNGQSLSVDGAGPPTTAADFTRAVDARL, from the coding sequence ATGCAGCCAGGTCAGCAGCGGCCCGAGGGCGAGCAGCCCACCCAGGGCCCGCCCTCCAGCCCGCCGCCCCACGCCCCGTATCCGCCGCAGCCCGGTACGCCCGCCCCGCCGCCCGGCGCCCAGCCCCCGCCGGCGGGCCCGTACGCCCAGCAGGGCCAGCCGGGGGCGGCGGGGTTCCCGCCCCCGGGGCCGCCGGCCGGGCCCGCCGGTGGCGCGTGGGGCGCGCCCGAGCCGCCGCGACCGGCGGCCGGTGACGCGCGGCGGCGCGCGACCCTGACGGTCGTGGCCTCGGTCGCCGCGATCGCGCTGGCGGTCACCGGCGTCCTGGTGCTGGGCGGCAAGGGTGGCGACGGCGGCAAGGGCGACGCCGGCCCCGTCGCCAAGGACGGGTTCATCGGCGGCGGCGACGGACAGGGCGCCGACGGGCCCGAGGGCGCGAACGGCACCACCGGCGGAGCCGACGACACCAGCGGCTCCACGGGCGGCACCGGCGGCTCCGGCGCCACGGGAGGCAGCGGGAGCAGCGGCAACACCGGTGGCTCGCGGCCGGGGGGCGAGCTGGTCAAGCCCGCGCACAGCGCCGGCCAGGACGGCACCACGGTCGTCATCGGCGAGCCGAAGGCCACCGGGACCCTGGAGCTGTACGAGGACCTGCGCTGCCCGCCGTGCGCGCAGTTCGAGCAGAACGTCGGCGCCACGATCATCAAGGACATCAAGGACGGCAAGTACAAGGCCCGGTTCACGATGGCCACCTTCCTCGACCGCAACATGGGCGGCTCCGGCTCGCACAACGCCCTCAGCGCGCTGGGCGCGGCGCTGGACGTGAGCCCGGAGGCGTTCCTGGACTACAAGAAGGCCCTCTACGACGAGCGCAACCGTCCCCCGGAGAGCACGGACTCCTTCGCCTCCGACGCCTACCTGCTCAAGGTCGCCGGCCAGGTCCCCGCGCTCGGCTCGAACTCCGAGTTCCAGAACCACGTGCGCGCCGGCACCTTCGACGCCTGGGCGACCAAGATGTCCGAGGCGTTCGACGCGAGCGGGGTGGCCTCCACACCGACGATCAGGCTCAACGGCCAGAGCCTGAGCGTGGACGGCGCGGGCCCGCCGACGACCGCCGCGGACTTCACCAGGGCGGTGGACGCGCGGCTGTAG
- a CDS encoding thioredoxin domain-containing protein translates to MSKRNTQQNKQAARERLRAEREKQAKKEKTRRQLVVGGSIVAVLAVAGGIGVAIANMNEGAETKVSNKEWKSEAKKKAFAKPANTGGDKGTEVVIGKKDAKNTLTVYEDMRCPVCSTFEQSTGETLLKDIEDGKYKAQFKMGTFLDDVPQISGSGSKNALSALGAALNVSPDAFLEYKKVLFDAKNHPDEREDEYSDDKRLVELAQEVKPLKDNKNFEKAVKDGTYDKWALEMSKVFDKAKDEGITGTPAFQLNGKKLTVGKDNPPMSPEEFTAVVDQNLKK, encoded by the coding sequence ATGAGCAAGCGAAACACCCAGCAGAACAAGCAGGCGGCCCGTGAGCGGCTGCGCGCCGAGCGGGAGAAGCAGGCGAAGAAGGAGAAGACGCGGCGGCAACTGGTCGTCGGCGGCTCCATCGTCGCGGTCCTCGCCGTGGCCGGCGGTATCGGCGTGGCCATCGCCAACATGAACGAGGGCGCCGAGACCAAGGTCAGCAACAAGGAGTGGAAGAGCGAGGCCAAGAAGAAGGCGTTCGCGAAGCCGGCCAACACCGGTGGCGACAAGGGCACCGAGGTCGTCATAGGCAAGAAGGACGCCAAGAACACCCTCACCGTCTACGAGGACATGCGGTGCCCGGTCTGCTCCACCTTCGAGCAGAGCACCGGCGAGACGCTCCTGAAGGACATCGAGGACGGCAAGTACAAGGCCCAGTTCAAGATGGGCACCTTCCTCGACGACGTGCCGCAGATCAGCGGCTCGGGTTCGAAGAACGCGCTGAGCGCGCTCGGCGCCGCCCTGAACGTCAGCCCGGACGCCTTCCTCGAGTACAAGAAGGTCCTCTTCGACGCGAAGAACCACCCCGACGAGCGCGAGGACGAGTACTCCGACGACAAGCGCCTGGTCGAGCTGGCCCAGGAAGTGAAGCCGCTGAAGGACAACAAGAACTTCGAGAAGGCCGTGAAGGACGGCACCTACGACAAGTGGGCGCTGGAGATGTCCAAGGTCTTCGACAAGGCGAAGGACGAGGGGATCACCGGCACCCCCGCCTTCCAGCTCAACGGCAAGAAGCTGACGGTGGGCAAGGACAACCCGCCGATGTCGCCCGAGGAGTTCACCGCCGTGGTCGACCAGAACCTGAAGAAGTAG
- a CDS encoding DUF2252 domain-containing protein has product MATEHGKAAQRGEQILAVFDTAFGELLAADPAAFRVKFRKMAASAFAFYRGTASLFYGDLEADREGGPYLDERTSRVWIHGDLHAENFGTYMDANGRLVFNVNDFDEAYVGPFTWDLKRFAASVALIGYTKALSDEAISSLVRTYAGAYRERVAALAAGAKDEEVPPFTLDTADGPLLDALRVARSLTRFGLLDSMTEIRDFERRFAPGGGSIELDAATRYKVLAAFDGYLETLPESSLDRPDSYRVKDVVGRRGIGIGSAGLPSYNILLEGNSDALENDVVIYLKQAQTPAVASHVTDARVRDYFQHEGHRTVISQRALQAHADPWLGWTELNGAGQLVAEVSPYAVDLDWSDIDDLDEITSVVADLGRATATMHAAADDESGHSLVPFSTERAIDAAIAADEDGFAELLVDFAHSYGARARADHQIFVDLFRNGAIPGL; this is encoded by the coding sequence ATGGCGACCGAGCACGGCAAGGCCGCACAGCGCGGCGAGCAGATCCTCGCCGTCTTCGACACCGCCTTCGGCGAGCTGCTCGCCGCCGACCCGGCGGCCTTCCGGGTCAAGTTCCGGAAGATGGCCGCCTCGGCGTTCGCCTTCTACCGGGGCACGGCCTCCCTGTTCTACGGCGACCTGGAGGCCGACCGCGAGGGCGGGCCCTACCTGGACGAGCGCACCAGCCGGGTGTGGATCCACGGCGACCTGCACGCCGAGAACTTCGGCACCTACATGGATGCCAACGGCCGCCTGGTCTTCAACGTCAACGACTTCGACGAGGCGTACGTGGGTCCCTTCACCTGGGACCTCAAGCGCTTCGCTGCCTCCGTCGCGCTGATCGGCTACACCAAGGCCCTCAGCGACGAGGCGATCTCCTCCCTGGTGCGCACGTACGCGGGCGCCTACCGCGAGCGCGTCGCGGCCCTGGCCGCCGGCGCCAAGGACGAGGAGGTGCCGCCCTTCACGCTGGACACCGCCGACGGGCCGCTGCTCGACGCGCTGCGGGTGGCCCGCTCGCTGACCCGGTTCGGGCTGCTCGACTCGATGACCGAGATCCGCGACTTCGAGCGTCGCTTCGCCCCCGGCGGCGGCTCCATCGAGCTGGACGCGGCGACCCGGTACAAGGTGCTCGCGGCCTTCGACGGCTACCTGGAGACGCTGCCCGAGTCCAGCCTGGACCGGCCCGACTCCTACCGGGTCAAGGACGTGGTGGGCCGCCGCGGGATCGGCATCGGCAGCGCGGGCCTGCCCTCGTACAACATCCTGCTCGAAGGCAACAGCGACGCCCTGGAGAACGACGTCGTGATCTACCTCAAGCAGGCGCAGACCCCGGCCGTCGCCTCGCACGTCACCGACGCGCGGGTGCGCGACTACTTCCAGCACGAGGGGCACCGCACGGTCATCTCGCAGCGCGCGCTCCAGGCGCACGCCGACCCGTGGCTGGGCTGGACCGAGCTGAACGGCGCGGGGCAGCTGGTCGCCGAGGTCTCGCCGTACGCCGTGGACCTGGACTGGTCCGACATCGACGACCTGGACGAGATCACCTCGGTCGTCGCGGACCTGGGCCGGGCCACCGCGACCATGCACGCGGCGGCCGACGACGAGAGCGGCCACTCGCTGGTGCCGTTCTCCACCGAGCGGGCCATCGACGCGGCCATCGCCGCCGACGAGGACGGCTTCGCCGAACTGCTGGTGGACTTCGCGCACTCCTACGGCGCCCGGGCGCGGGCCGACCACCAGATCTTCGTGGACCTGTTCCGCAACGGGGCGATCCCCGGACTGTGA
- a CDS encoding dienelactone hydrolase family protein: MTAVAPTSTIVLFHSAYGLRPAVHAAAERLRAAGHEVHVPDLYEGRTCESVEDGRAIKDEIGKDELLVRAVRAAAPLSDRGLVYAGFSLGGSIAQTLALGDAKARGLLLLHGTSDIAEDAATDGLPVQLHVADPDPFEPHDWLSAWYLGMGRAGADVEVYRYPGAGHLFTDPELPDYDAEAAENTWKVALAFLDEVA; encoded by the coding sequence GTGACAGCGGTGGCCCCGACATCGACGATTGTGCTCTTCCACTCCGCGTACGGGTTGCGGCCCGCCGTACACGCGGCTGCCGAGCGGCTGCGCGCCGCCGGGCACGAAGTGCATGTGCCCGACCTGTACGAGGGCCGAACCTGCGAATCCGTCGAGGACGGCAGGGCGATCAAGGACGAGATCGGCAAGGACGAGCTGCTGGTGCGCGCCGTGCGCGCGGCGGCCCCGCTCTCCGACCGAGGTCTGGTCTACGCGGGCTTCTCGCTGGGCGGCTCGATCGCGCAGACCCTGGCGCTGGGCGACGCCAAGGCGCGCGGCCTGCTCCTGCTGCACGGCACGTCCGACATCGCGGAGGACGCGGCGACCGACGGGCTGCCGGTGCAGCTCCACGTCGCCGACCCGGACCCGTTCGAGCCGCACGACTGGCTGAGCGCCTGGTACCTGGGCATGGGCCGGGCCGGCGCGGACGTGGAGGTCTACCGCTACCCGGGCGCGGGGCACCTGTTCACCGACCCCGAGCTGCCGGACTACGACGCGGAGGCCGCGGAGAACACCTGGAAGGTGGCGCTGGCCTTCCTGGACGAGGTCGCCTGA